The DNA sequence CCAGTCCACTCAGATGGAGCACCAGCAGCCCCACGGCCTTCCCACAGAACCAGTCACCGTGGTGGATCTGTAGGCAGGAGGGGGCGGGAGCTCAGGGCACTGCTACCCTCTTTCTGCCCATCCCCTGCAGCCCTAGGAAGGCCACCTCCTTTACCATGTGTTAGCGGGcggcggggtggggaagggaggtgtaagaggtcagaggtcaggctCACCATGTAGGGGTAGCCATTGAGGGTGAAGACGTGCTGGGTGAATTCCTGGATTGGGTGTTTGGAGAAGACACAGAGACCACTGCCAATGATGCCGCTGAAAAGCCAAGTCCTAGTCAAGAGCCGCAAAAGCAGGGAGAGAAATACccagcccctttcccctcccccatctcccagctCTTATCAGctacttttttctccctctgctgcTGGTACCACCCCAGATCGAAGCTCAAGGCGACGGCTTTTACGTGGGCTGACAGGATGGCCTGATGATAAATTTGATGACCTGAAGAAATAGATCTTCCTCATTCCACCTTCGTCCGCTCCCACACCCAGAAGAGAGGACGCCGGGGAAGAGGGAGGCGGGTGCAGGAAGCACGGGGAAGGGCTGGCAGGGCCAAGGGCCTCCAGCTCCGAGACCAGGCTTCTGGGCCAGTGGGCTTCTCACCTCCTGAAGTAGTGCGCTGCTGGGTAGGCGGGCAGCAGCTTCTGCCTCAGGTACTGGAAGTCCTGCTCGCTCCACACCTGAGGGGAGGGGTGATGATACCTGCCGGCCCTTCCCCCAGGGCGGGAGCTCCCGCCCGCGCCCCAGCCGCCCCCACTCCCGCCGGGCCCCCACACCAGGTCCGCGcggccccacctcctccaggagagCTAGGTCGAAGCTCTCCCTGTTCAGAAAGTCTCCCAGGCGCTTCACGCGGTCGGCCCGGTGCTTGCTCAGGTAGGGAATGCCCCTGAGGACGAAAAGCGCAGGGGAGGTGACGGCTGGGGCGCTCGGGCAGCAACGGCCAGGTGCGGGCCCCGGAGGGAGGGGTTGCCCCGCACCCCGCACCCCGAGGGGTAGGGCAGGGGAGCGCCGTGGCCCGGCTGTGAGGAAGGCCTCCTGCCTCTGGCGAGCGAGGCGGCGGCCCCAGACCCGGGTCGGCGGGCGCACTCACCAGCAGTTGAGGTTAAAGACCCTCAGTCGCAGGGAGAAGTTGGGCTTCATGGCGGGGACGCTCGGCGGCGCGGGACGGCTCGGCTTCCGCAGCGACGGCCGCGTTGGGGAcagcggcgggcgggcggcctTCCCCGTGGGGCACCGCGCACAGGTGGTCGCCCTGCTTCCGCTCTCCCGGGAAGGCCGCGGCCCCGAAGTGCACGCGCCCGGGGACTGACTCCCGCGTTACCCGGGCAACCGGCCGGCTGGCCCCAATCTGGCTGCGCGGCAACCCGGAAAGGCGATCTGCGGTGAAATCAGGCGCTGACGGGCGGCGACTACCGCGCTGGAGGACCCTGGGCTTGGGGGTCCCAGAGGAGgtcggggggggcgggggcggcggcgaaCGACGCTGAAGCACGCGAGGCGTGGGGTCCCCGTTCCTTTTCTCCGAAGCTCGTCGCTGGTGGCGGCCGCCCACGCGTCCTCTCCAGCCTCTCGGCCGCCTCCACAGCAACAGGCACAAAGTTGAGGAAAGGCCGGGCCTTCGCCgaccgccccgcccccggccccctcctTCCGGCgagcggcgggggcggggccgcgcggTTGCCCTGGCGACGCGCTGTGTTTGTGACCCGCGGAGTCCCCGCGCGCAGCCATGGCGAGCAGCTCGCAGACGCCGCCCGAGCAGCCGCTGCAGGTGAAAGTGGTGGGGCTCTTCAAAAGCTCCAGCTTTCAAATTGCGAAGAGCGCCGCTGAGGTAACCGCGAAGAAACCACAAGGGCGGAAGGCCCGTCCCGCTTCCGGTCGTGCGCCTCCTGGTGGCGGGGGTCGAGGTTCAGGGAGGGTATGTCCCGGCCGGGATGGGCTGTCTCTGGATGGATCTCAGCGTGCAGAGGGCGAGGGCCGGTCCAGGCGGGAGTTCCACTTCGAGAAGGGCTACCTTTAAAGGGAGATCCGAGCGAAGGAATCGTTCAGAACCTTCTTGGGAATAAAGGTGATTCCTACCTCTACATTAACACACATTTTATCCCACattaatttttaactgaaattacagattttaaaactttgtgaAAAAAATGTTACCATTATAACTAGCTGATTTTTTTTACAAACTCCTTTCCCAAGTGATTTTTGAAAACTATTCATTCGgggagggtttttgttgttgttgttgtttttctttaaagtttctaTAGCAGTCACTGCATTCCAATCGAATTAGGTGCTTACGGGATTTCTTAACAAATGACCCACAAGTGCTTTGGAGAATACAGACATTTCTTTGTAAACATGCAGAACAATGTAAAACGAAAAACACTTTAAGTAACTGGAAGAATTAGGCCAGGTCAGTAATGCCGCAGCATTCCTAAAACCCGAATGCAGCAGAAACGTAGAAGTATATAAAACGTTGAAATGTAAAATTCAGCACTTCTTTGGGGTTTGCTCCAGAAATGCTGTTGTAAGATTATGCCAAGCTTCTCTCCTTCAAAACCCCACTAGACTCCAGGACAATGCCTTATTCATGTCTGTATCTCCCTAAGTACCCAGCTGGATACTTGACACAAAATGTTCCCAAACAGAAGAAATCTTAAGAAATTCCTAACTTCTTACCTGCTCCAAGTTCACAGAGTTAGTTTGAATTTAAATCAAGTCAGGAAATAGTGACTAATCTGTGAAATAGGTAAAATTTACATCAAGATGAAAAGAACAAGTGATAAGAAGTCTATGAAAATGATACATGGACCAttaaaagaagtagaaattatGGACTGTGTTAGCTGGGCTGATAGGATCAGCAAAGTTATATGGCCCAAATTGTATTTAATAAGtgtgagggattttttttctcttgtttttcttagcTTCTTTTCTGAAGGCACATGTTTTCTCCACACTGTAGAGAAGATgttggcaaattttttttctgtaaagtccACATATAAAATTATTAGGCCTTTGGAGCCATAGGTTCTCAGTCATGACTACTCAACTCTGTCCttgtgcaaaagcagccacagacagtatgtaaatgaatggtggttttccaataaaacttttattatggACACTGCAATTGGACTTGCATATAATTTCACAGGACATGAAATGATTCTTCTTGTGATTCTTTTTCAActgtttaaaaatctaaaaattattcTTAGTTCTCAAGTCTTAccaaaacaggcagtgggccagctTTGACCTGCTGGccacagtttgccaacccctgttgcAGAGGACACTAAGTCAAGAAAACAACgtctttattatattaataatgttaattttcactttcttaagTTTTGCCTACTGTAGCTCTActtgaatatgaaaatatatgaatgtaAATTCAGTTAGTTCTATGTTAATAAAGGATCCTTGAATATATTTCCAACATGATCACTTGTGAGCAATCCCTGATGCCTAATTAACTGAAAGATTTAGATTTATAAAGAGTATTACATAATGTAGTCCATTCTGGAACAAATTATGAAGAAAGCATGATTAAGTATGCTTAATTTGAAAACTATTGGGCTTATTAGTTATTCCAGATGGTCCCTCAGAAACAGCAGTCATCCTGCACGACTGCCTCAGACAGAGCACAGACACTGGAATTGAGAACAAGGACACATCAGCTGTTGGGTGGGTACAGCAGACTAAGAAGGAAATGGCCAGATTGCTGTTGCCCTCTTCTGGTCCCAAGGCAGGGTACACTCACATCCTGGCTTTCTCCCCCTTGGACTATCCACCCTTGATGAAGCATGCCAAGCCAGTGTCCCCTTAGACCACAACAGAAGTGGCCAGATGACACTTTTCCCTGTTGGTCCATTTACTTCTCAGACCTGCTCAGAAAGGTGATGCCTAACTGTTACTGCCTCAACTGCCTTCCCTCCTTGCTTTAGGAGGAGGCAAAGTGTAACATAACAGgaaccaaaacttttttttttgacagatgtTGTTAACAAGTAAGAATTTTCTCTGATTCatacagacaaaacaaaatacattaagTCAATACATGCTCAATGTCTAGACCAAAacacatttaatatttacttctctttttcccaAGGGGTATAACCACAACAATATCCTTTTGGTCATTCTTCATATGTCAGTGAATTAAAGCaataacatttctttattttagttaAAAGTATCCATAGATCCACTGAGGTTTAGTAAGAGTTTAATTTAGGGAAAAACTGGTCCTAAAAGAACAATGGCAGGTCATGAAACTATTGGCATAAACTCACTTGTACATTTGTTTATGCAGTTGCTATGTGTGGATGGTCCACTATGTACCAAATATTGAGGCCAGTGGGAAACTAAGACATagtctttgccctcaaggagcttattcTCTTCAGATGAGAGACCAATTAGTATGGCCTGGGGAGGGACTTACTGGAGGTAAGCACAGGGGCCTCTGGGAGCTGGCAAGGGGCATCTAAGCCAGACTGTGGCTTGGGTGTATGTTGCATAAAACTTCCTGAAGACCCCATAAAAATTGGGGGGAATGATTTCTACTTTAAAAGAGAACTTactctaaaataattattctattttgaaACCTAGAGCCTGAAGAGTAATTATCCATCCAAATTTGAAGACCCTATAATAGTTCCTGTTCAAGAATTTGCATGGGATCAATATctacaggagaaaaaaagggtAAAGGATATTTGAGGTGTGGGAAATGAGCCAAGTTTTGCCTGATTTATTTACATATGCATTGGTTTGGAAAAACTGAAGCAGTAATTTTGATACAACtagattttatttctctaaattatGCACTTTTCCTAAATTATTTCAGTCATTTTACCAAGCTGATTTTAAGAAAGagtcaaacatttacagaattttcttttggaaagcaTATGATAAAGGTAAGTTTTAAACTCTCAGTGCTGCTATTTACTCCTGCCCATGGCTACCCCTCTTTCCCGGCATATCACTTACTCATACTTCCTGTGACACTCGGGCACTCAGGTTACTGTAGTCTGGCACTCTTTTTGGCCCTAACTCTGGAAGGTTTCAGTGGTGTCCAGCACAGATATAGCAGGGGAGCATGTAGGGTTGCCTAGGGGAGCTCTGATGGTAGGCGCCAACTTCCCACAGGGTAGCCGTGTCCTAATGGAAGCTTCCTTCTCTGCATTCTCCCCCCTAACAGTACCCTTGGAGAACTCCAGACCCTAAGGCTGGCAGAGCTTATCCAGGGATGGCAGATTGGTTTCCTCTTGGGTGCCATCCCTGATTAACTGGTAGTGCTGCCTGGAACATGTGGCATCCTGGCTCAGATACAGCTCATGTTGGGGGGCAGGCTAGAATGGGTACGCCTCCTGCTTGTCACCCTTGGCCCAGTCCTGTAGAGTTCCAGTCCTGGCTTCCCTGCCCAACCCCATCTCTCAGTGGCTGATGAGATCCCATTTCCCCTGACCAGAGCAGTTTTGATTGTCCTGTGCTAGATTGCACAAGGATGTCCTGTGATTTATCATGCAGATAGTGCGGCTTTACTTCACTCTCTGTTCAGTCACATGAACGGTGCAAGACTGAGTCAAGAATACCATATGTTAAGTCTCATACCATTTTCACAGCCACAGTACATTTTCATTACATAATTCAAACAGAACCATAACAAACACTTACCTATggtgcttattatatgccaggcactattctaatgACTTCTATAAATATGAACTCTAATCATTACAACAATCAGGGTGACCAGTGGTCCTGGTTTGCCTGGATCTGAGGGGTTTGCTGGAATGCATgaatttcagtgctaaaactgggacagTCCTAGGCGAACCCAGACAGTTGGGCACCCTACGTAAAACAgtatgtttttcttaatttttatcacCAAACTTCCTAAACTGCCTATCGTATCGTGCTCTCCACCTACAGGAAGGCCATGATTTCACGCTTCGTGGTTTGCACCCGTTCCTCTTCCGTATTCCCACCATACTCTGAAAGACTGGTGTGGATTCCATTCTGCAGTTTCTGACCCTTGTCAGCCTGGGTTGCTAACCTTGAGCTGTTTTGTGttctcttcctctgcttttctcatGGGGCCTGAATGAGGCTTCCTAGGTCATCAATGCTGCTTCTTCCCACATATCCTTAACTTCTGTCTCCTCCCTCATCTCCTGGATACTTGCCACCTtaacctcttcttcctcttcaggcCAGCTTTTTGTTATCCTTTCACATAAGCATTGTCTTATGTTATACATAGTGCTTCTTAGCACATTTGAGGTTAGTCTGCACTGGCCTCACTGCTTCAGTATAATGTAATGCCAACCATGAGGGATGGCTTCAGAGCCTTTGGGAAGGCCCTTtttccccctccaaaaaaaggCAACATCATACATCTTAGTGCTGGAAAGCCCTAGAAAACATCGGGTCCAGCCTGCTATCTTGAGGCAGGCGATGGCTCCTCATGTATAGAAGACACCCAGACAAGGCACGTAACCTTCAGCCTCCGAATAAAGTGTACCTGCTACTGCATTTCTCCTACCAGGGTAGCTAAAATATCCACAATTAAACTTTCCCTcccctttttaaagttttgtgtcCCGTAAAATGTGAGAACCCTGATGAATTTCAACATTCCAGGGAGTACTGACCCATAGGCTCAGCGATTGACAGTTCAGCATGAACAAGTTTAGGAAGTGAGGAATCTGAAGCGAGCTCCTCCTGAGAGAAGAGCTGGGAATGGAGCACGCTGGCAGCTGAAGGCAAACCGTTCCCCAAACCGGCGTTTCTCCAAGTGCGGTCTCCAGACCAGCCGAAGCAGCAGCGTCCCATGGGAcgttgttagaaatgcagattctcaggccccatcccagaatCAGAAACTtggggtggggctcaggaatCTGTAATTCTGACTGCCCACTAAAATTGGAGAACAGCTCTCCCAGATGATGCATGGCTTTGCCAGGACTGGCACTGGGTAATAATAAACCAGATCTACTCAGAGGCCACATTACTCAGTGGCCACACACTGAGGTTTAGGAGGTTGGCTGGCAGTGCTGTATGGATGAAAACACCAATGCACTTCATTCTGAGGGGCTTAGGGCTTAAAAGTGttaagaagggacttccctggtggtccagtggttaagactccgcacttccactgcagggggcgcaggtttgatccctggtcggggaactaagatcccgcatgctgcgcagccaaaaaataaataaattacttgagttaaaaaaaaaaaaaaaaaattgttatggaAGAGGTGAGTTCTCTTCCTCACGGCCCCTGGCGTGCCCCGCAAACTGCTCCTGGCCCTCAGGAGGCATTTCCTCACCTGGTCTGATTTCCCTCCATCAAAAAAGcgttctttccatctttcccatTGAAAACCATGTCTTATTTAGGACCCCTAACCAACTATGCATACAGTAAAATGTGCTTCAGAAATGAAGCTAAAAGActgcattttgttttcaaattaatataACAAGTATGCTATGCACATAGACTTTTATTACCAGATTACCATCTATTTTCTAAGATCGTACCATTTTAAAGATCACTGTTCGGTCATTCTTTGATTTCAACACCGTCAGAGTCttgaaaatgttcttaaattccctttgagaacaaaaaatatattttctgaaagatggcaaaaaatatattctttaaagatTCAGCCCTAGGGTTGATTCAAGCTCTGGCTTGTGGGTTTAGCTAGGTTCCCCCCtatccctacccccaccccctttaCCTTTTTTTGGTCCTTTTCCTTTACAGGAACTTAAGAATGAAATCTGGGAATATTCTTCCTATGTGATGTGTTTTATTAACGATCAGCTCCTGGGTGATGCACTTGATCTTCAGAAATGGGCCTACAAAGTGTGGGATATAGTTGATTTTAAGCCTCCTGCACTTTATGAAGCACTTACTATGGATTATTCTGCCAAATTCTTAAGAGACACGAAGGCAAGTTgcactaattttttaaaggaaaatagtgGAATCTTTGAGCATTTACATTGATTGACCATTAATTACTGATAACCTAGCAAAGGGAATATAAAAGAGTAAGAGACTAGGTTAAGTTCTCAATGACCTTGTGATCCAGTTGCAAAGGATTCATGGCAGGGTTTGGCTTGGTGGTGTGTAAAGCAAGCCTATCTCACAGCAGGCAGATGGCACCGGGAGAAGATCATCCCTGTTCAAACATTCCTACTCCCCGCTAGAAGCTTATATGCATTAATTgtcatctatttaaaaatattaagacctTCCCCCTCAGAGAAGGTCAAGCCTATCCTTCATTCACCTTtagcatgaaatattttaattaatacttTCTAACAACCTAAGTGACAGCTACTGCACTAGAGAATGGCAAGTTTGAGAAGGTGACGTTTTAAAGCATGACACATAGTTGGCAAGAGCAGTACTAGACAAGCTATGGCATTGGGGAGGTTTCCAATGGCAGAGGACGGTTAGGAAGTGTGAGGTCCAGAGAGCAAGAGACCGCCATCAGGGTGGAATGGCAATAGAGGTAAAAGTATGTAATTTTGCTCAGAAACCTTGTAGCCAACACTTACCACATGCTGAAAATTATTTCACGCCCATGGTGGCCTGTGCCTACATAAAGCCCCAGTGCTAGGATCTGAGTTGTGCAAAGGCAAAGACCTTGTCTCGTTCACCATTGTTCAACCACTGCCTTGAACAGAATCTGAAACATTGGAGGTGCTCTGtgaatattttgttgaataaacaatGCACTTGGAAAATGCTTGAAACTCTAGGGTGTGGGGAGGAAGTTAACATTCACAGCAGTTCATTCCCAAAGGGACAGGAGTCTAGAAGTACATGGTGTACTCTGGGAATGGCAGGGGACAGCAGGGAGGCCAGAATTAGTGGGAAATGACACTGGGAAAATGAGAATCAGTCAGGATTCTTGGTGCCAACAGTACCAAGCTGTTCTCATTAACTTGAGGAGAAAAAGTATGTATTAAAAGGATGTTGGTAACCTCACAATTGACAGGAAAGCTGGAGAATCAACTTTGGAAAGCAGGCAGGAACCAAGGGAGACCTGGCAGCAGGAAAACATGGCCAGAGTCACGCCCCAGGAATGTGCAGCCAGGATGCTGCCATGGGTGCCCAATGGCCCTAATGCTGCCTTCACCGAGCATAACTTCTCAGCTCTCCTTGGGTCTTTGTCACTTCCTAGACATCTAAGGCCCCGGGCAGGAGCACCTGACTAGTCGagctcaggttatatgcccacaCCCTGGCTCACACATAGCGGGGAAAGAGAGGAGGTTCTCCAGAGGCTGGTGCAAACTTGTGAGGAGTTTCTCAAATCGGAAAGGTgcttagatgtttaaaaaaaacaaaaaacaaacaaaccccaaaaccaGATCCACTAGAGAAAGGTTGAACTTACTGTCCTCTCTTAACCAGTTAGTTAGATTTCATCCAGAAGCAAGCAAGCCAACAGAACTTTTCATCAAGAGTA is a window from the Balaenoptera musculus isolate JJ_BM4_2016_0621 chromosome 12, mBalMus1.pri.v3, whole genome shotgun sequence genome containing:
- the PPIL6 gene encoding probable inactive peptidyl-prolyl cis-trans isomerase-like 6 isoform X2; its protein translation is MASSSQTPPEQPLQVKVVGLFKSSSFQIAKSAAEVTAKKPQGRKARPASGRAPPGGGGRGSGRSLKSNYPSKFEDPIIVPVQEFAWDQYLQEKKRELKNEIWEYSSYVMCFINDQLLGDALDLQKWAYKVWDIVDFKPPALYEALTMDYSAKFLRDTKHNFVFLDISIDFYPIGRLIFEILCTGKAGFSQSGIRLHYTGSIFHRVVRNGWIQGGDIVAGRGDGGESIYGPTFEDENFSIPHNKRGVLGMVNKGRHSNGSQFYITLQAAPYLDRKYVAFGQLIEGTDVLHQLELVPTENERPIQQCVIIDSGELYA